The Anaerotignum propionicum DSM 1682 sequence GCCATTTTATGGAAGGGGTAAGACCTGTTTCCTCCTCAATGCTCTGACAAACGGCTAGTCCCGCCAAAAGAGTTAAAACCGATGCCTGGGAAGGAAAAATATTGGGGCGTAATAATATACTCATCCAGATGCCGGAACCTGCCGGTGCTTCCCAAGGTCGCCCCCGTCTCCCCCGTCCCGCAGTCATTTGCTCCGCAACGGCAATGGCACCCTCAGTTTCACCCCCTGCGGCAATATCCCGCAGACGACCATTGGTAGTATCTGTTTCCTTAAAAAAGTATACAGGATACCCCAGCTTCTTTGTAGCCAGCCCTTGGGCGATCTCTTTTTCATTATACATGGTATCATGTAAAATCAAACGGTATCCCTTATTGGTGACCGCCTCAATGACATAGCCCTCTTCCCTTAGCTTTTTAATGCCTTTCCAGACTGCCGCCCGACTAATATCCAATCTCTTTCCAATTTCCTCACCGGATATAAAACCTTTTTCTTGACGTAAAAATTCTAAAATTCGATACATAATCATAGCCTCCGCTAAAAAAAGAGCGCCTGTGAGACGCTCTTAGACTGTCGAAAAACCTATTTTTAAAACGGAAGGTCTTGGTTCCCCAAGCAAAATCCTTCAGAATAGGCTTTGCTCATTCAAGGAAAATAGGACGTTTCATGACCTTTTGGTCACAAGAACGTATCTATTTATCCTATGCTTAAAGATAAGTCAAAATCTTGGACTTGCCCACAAATACCCACAATGGCAAAATTCAGCGAACACAAGGCTGAAAAGCTAGTGGGTTGGACAACCACTAAGGTTTGCTTACGCTCTAAGTTAATTTTATCCTTTTGACTTACTATTTACACGGCTCATAAATTTTTTCAAATCAATGATTGCACGGCCATGGGTTCCTTCACAAATTTTATCCACTTCATCATAAGCCTTAATCTGGAAGGTTAAAAGTTTACCGTTTACCTCTGTCACCTCAACAACTACCCGAACCTTCATTCCAACGGGAGTTGCTGCCATATGTTTAAAGTCAAAAGAAGTACCAACTGTTTCCCAACCTTCGGGTAGAAAGGGCTTCACCGCACCAATAGAGGTGCCTTCAATCCAAGATAATAACCTGGGGGAGGCAAAAACAGGAACGTTGTCGTTACCGAATACTGTGGCTGTATCTGCCTCCTCTACGAAATATTCTCTCTCAAAGGTAATGCCGGGTACAATATTGTTAAACTCCATTATACTTACTCCTCTCTATTTTCTCTTATGTTTTATCAATCAATAAATCCCTTTGTTACATCATTTGAGATGCCTAAAACCTCGTTACGCACCTCTTGATCAAACAATTTGCGGAATTCTTCCCCTGTAACCTTCTCTTTTTCTACAAGAAGCTTGGAAGAAGCATGCAAAACTTCAATATTTTCTTTCAAAATACGTATCGCCTCTTCATATGCTTGGGTCACAATACGGTTTACTTCTTTATCAATGGTTGTGGCAACAGCCTCGCTGTAATTGCGCTGATGTCCCCAGTCTCTGCCGATAAATACTTCATTGCCCTCTTCTCCACCAAACTGAATAGGACCCAAAATATCGCTCATGCCATACTTGGTAACCATATTCCTTGCCATTGCCGTTGCCCGTTCAATATCGTTAGAGGCACCTGTGGTAATATCTTTAATTACAATGAACTCGGCAGCACGACCACCCAGTAAGCTGATAATTTCTTGCTCCATAAAAAGCTTTGTGTAATACATTTTATCCTCGCCAGGTAAAGGCATGGTATAACCACCTGCCATTCCTGTGGGAATTATGGAAATGCTATGCACAGGATCCAACTCGCTTAAAACTTCAAACAAAATTGCATGACCGCTTTCATGGTAAGCAGTGATATATTTTTCCTTATCGGAAATAACTCTCGTCTTTTTCTCCGTTCCTACGCCAATTTTTATCAACGCTTTTTGGATTTCTTCCATATCAATTTCCGTTTTATTCACTCTTGCAGTCAATAAAGCAGCCTCGTTCAAAAGGTTCGCCAAGTCAGCCCCGGTAAAGCCGGCTGTTGTCTGAGCAACCACCTTCAGATCTACCTCCGGAGATAAGATTTTGCCCTTGGAATGTACGCGCAAAATTGCCTCTCTACCCCTAACATCTGGTCTGCCAACATAAACCTGTCTATCAAAACGACCGGGACGTAAAAGAGCAGGGTCTAAAATATCTGCACGGTTGGTAGCCGCTATAATAATAACACTATCATTAATCCCAAAACCGTCCATCTCAACTAACAACTGATTCAAGGTTTGCTCCCTTTCGTCATGCCCGCCACCAAGACCAGCACCTCTGCGGCGACCTACGGCATCAATTTCATCTATAAAAACAATACTTGGCGCATGCTTTTTTGCCTGATCAAACAAATCTCTTACACGCGACGCACCCACACCAACAAACATTTCAACGAAATCGGAACCGGAAATGCTAAAGAAAGGAACGCCAGCCTCGCCGGCAACTGCCTTTGCAAGCAACGTTTTACCTGTTCCCGGAGGGCCTACCAAAAGCACACCCTTAGGAATTCTTGCACCTAAATTTGTAAACTTCTGTGGTGTACGAAGAAATTGCACAAGTTCTTCCAGCTCCGCTTTTTCCTCATCACAGCCCGCTACGTTCTCAAAGGTGATTTTATTTTCCCCTTCAACGCTCATCTTTGCCTTGCTCTTACCGAAGGATGCCATCTTTCCGCCGCCACCCTGAAGTTTGTTAAACAGCAGGATAAAGAACAGAACCATAACAACCATCATAATCAGAGAAGGAAGTATTGTGGAAAGCAAGCTTTCCTTCTGCACATCCTTCGTTGTAACCTCAATCTTACTGCCCTGGGCTATTTTTTCATCTACAAGCTTCTGGAATGTAGAAACGCTGGGAAGATTTATGGTAATCACACTTCCATCACTCAACGTCGCCTCTGCAGAACCAAAATCTCCAACTTCTTTACTTCTGGTAATTTCCAGCTCTTTAATATTGTCATTTTCTAGCTCATTATACAAATTAGTATAATTATACGCCTTTTGCTCCTTCTGGGGAGCGGTGATTGCCTCGCTATTGAAGGCCAGTACAGCCAAAATCAGAACAAAAATCATCGCATACAGCCCAATGGCCTTCCAGTATTTATTCAATCGATTCCCTCCTGTTGATTCATAATTCAGTCATAAATTTTCACCTAATTAATTCGTATCAGTTTATAATTTTATCACATTTCCACAGAAAAGGCAACGCAGGATTAGAAAAGATTAATCAAAAACACTGCCTTTTCCTACAAAAAAGAAGAAGAATTCCTTACTAGAACTCCTCCTCATTCTTTCATTCTATTCTTCGTCAAAGTGTAATACGCCTACATAATTCAAATTACGGTATCTTTGTGCATAATCTAAGCCATAACCTACCACAAAAGCGTCAGGAATGGTAAAACCAACATAATCTACAGGAACATCTGCAACACGTCTGTCGGGTTTATCCAACAGCGTGCAAATTTTGAAGGCTTTTGGTTCTCTTTTCAATAAAAGGTCTCTCAAATGGCTCAGTGTTCTTCCGCTGTCAATAATATCTTCAATTAAAAGGACATTCTTTCCTGAAATATCTTCATCCAAATCCCGTAAAATTTTGATTTTTCCGGTGCTTTCTGTGCCATTCCCATAACTGGAAACATCCATAAAGCTCATTGTAACGGGCATTTTCAATCTTTTGGAAAGCTCTGTTAAGGTCATTACCGCGCCCTTTAAAACACAAACCAGCTCAACCTGTTCTCCACCAAAATCTTCATAAATCTGCTCTGCCATTTCTTCCAATCTTTTGCTGATTGCATCAGCGCTGATCATTACCTCTACTCTTTCTTTCATTATTCAATGAACCTCCGTATCTGAACTGTTAAAAATTTTTTCGTATTTTCATCCGGCAGATATGCCGCAGAAACCCGCTGATTCACCACCCAAAGAACATCGTCCTCGGTGGCAATTAGGGGCAGCCTGTCCCGCTCTTCCCTTGGAATTTTTTCATCAATCAAAAAATCCTTCAGCTTTTTTCGTCCGTTTTTAATGGCAAGGCGATCTCCATTTTGTCTGGTTCGACAAAAAAGTGCACAGCCTATTTTATCATAATCAAATACTTTCGTACAGCTATCTTGGCTTTTTTGTGTTCTTTTTTTTGTACAAAGATAGGTTCCTACAAAAAGCTTTGCTTCAGGAACGTAAATTTCCTGATTCAAAGGCAAGGGATAGGAAAAATGGCTGCTCATTTCACGTACCTTTTTCAGAATGAGTGCACCATAGCTTAATTCAGCTATAATATGATTGGGTAAATACAAGCTTTTTCCGCTTTCTTGCCCCAACAAACCTACCAACAATTCATAATGAACAGAGCCTATATCTTTCTTTCCTTCCAACGCATCAAAAGCCATTGCCAATACTCTTTTTCCCATAGCCCGATGCATGCTCTTTAAGCATTCCGCATCCAGAACGATTTCATTCTCATCAGATTTTTTCAAAGCCTTGATAAATAACACTCTTGCCTGTTCTTGCAGAAATTCTTCTTCTTCTGTCATAATCTCCGCTGTTTGGGCAATATGCTCCGTGGCTTTTGGATAGATTTCCTCAAGCAGAGGTAAAACCTGATTTCTAATGCGATTTCTGGTATAGTTGTTTTCCCGATTTGTGCTGTCCTCACAATAGGAAAGCCCCTTATCTTGGCAATACTCTTCAATTT is a genomic window containing:
- the ftsH gene encoding ATP-dependent zinc metalloprotease FtsH, giving the protein MIFVLILAVLAFNSEAITAPQKEQKAYNYTNLYNELENDNIKELEITRSKEVGDFGSAEATLSDGSVITINLPSVSTFQKLVDEKIAQGSKIEVTTKDVQKESLLSTILPSLIMMVVMVLFFILLFNKLQGGGGKMASFGKSKAKMSVEGENKITFENVAGCDEEKAELEELVQFLRTPQKFTNLGARIPKGVLLVGPPGTGKTLLAKAVAGEAGVPFFSISGSDFVEMFVGVGASRVRDLFDQAKKHAPSIVFIDEIDAVGRRRGAGLGGGHDEREQTLNQLLVEMDGFGINDSVIIIAATNRADILDPALLRPGRFDRQVYVGRPDVRGREAILRVHSKGKILSPEVDLKVVAQTTAGFTGADLANLLNEAALLTARVNKTEIDMEEIQKALIKIGVGTEKKTRVISDKEKYITAYHESGHAILFEVLSELDPVHSISIIPTGMAGGYTMPLPGEDKMYYTKLFMEQEIISLLGGRAAEFIVIKDITTGASNDIERATAMARNMVTKYGMSDILGPIQFGGEEGNEVFIGRDWGHQRNYSEAVATTIDKEVNRIVTQAYEEAIRILKENIEVLHASSKLLVEKEKVTGEEFRKLFDQEVRNEVLGISNDVTKGFID
- the hpt gene encoding hypoxanthine phosphoribosyltransferase, yielding MKERVEVMISADAISKRLEEMAEQIYEDFGGEQVELVCVLKGAVMTLTELSKRLKMPVTMSFMDVSSYGNGTESTGKIKILRDLDEDISGKNVLLIEDIIDSGRTLSHLRDLLLKREPKAFKICTLLDKPDRRVADVPVDYVGFTIPDAFVVGYGLDYAQRYRNLNYVGVLHFDEE
- a CDS encoding biotin--[acetyl-CoA-carboxylase] ligase, whose product is MYRILEFLRQEKGFISGEEIGKRLDISRAAVWKGIKKLREEGYVIEAVTNKGYRLILHDTMYNEKEIAQGLATKKLGYPVYFFKETDTTNGRLRDIAAGGETEGAIAVAEQMTAGRGRRGRPWEAPAGSGIWMSILLRPNIFPSQASVLTLLAGLAVCQSIEEETGLTPSIKWPNDIMLNGKKLVGILTEMECEMQQTHFVIVGIGINVNTTEFPEGLMDVATSLYLESGRTFSRKNILQRVLLNFEKLYMELLDSHCSFAPFLDRYKEKCSTIHQEVKVLGKETFFAQAVDITPEGELVVIRKDNGKKEVVFSGEVSIRGGKTSE
- a CDS encoding thioesterase family protein: MEFNNIVPGITFEREYFVEEADTATVFGNDNVPVFASPRLLSWIEGTSIGAVKPFLPEGWETVGTSFDFKHMAATPVGMKVRVVVEVTEVNGKLLTFQIKAYDEVDKICEGTHGRAIIDLKKFMSRVNSKSKG
- the tilS gene encoding tRNA lysidine(34) synthetase TilS; this encodes MQSKVWQTIEKYHMCPQGAHIVVGVSGGADSMALLHLLNGFAGEQGWSITAVHVHHGLRGEEADRDRNFVQEICQEWKIPCKVYYFDVSKEAKARRLGTEEAGRLLRYEAFEQERQGGMIAVAHNKNDQGETVLMRLCRGAGVSGLTGIRPVREFIIRPLLFCTRKEIEEYCQDKGLSYCEDSTNRENNYTRNRIRNQVLPLLEEIYPKATEHIAQTAEIMTEEEEFLQEQARVLFIKALKKSDENEIVLDAECLKSMHRAMGKRVLAMAFDALEGKKDIGSVHYELLVGLLGQESGKSLYLPNHIIAELSYGALILKKVREMSSHFSYPLPLNQEIYVPEAKLFVGTYLCTKKRTQKSQDSCTKVFDYDKIGCALFCRTRQNGDRLAIKNGRKKLKDFLIDEKIPREERDRLPLIATEDDVLWVVNQRVSAAYLPDENTKKFLTVQIRRFIE